A single window of Asticcacaulis sp. AND118 DNA harbors:
- the pstA gene encoding phosphate ABC transporter permease PstA: MDRALRRKFANQAFVVVCTGAALVALGALALIMFSLLTKGVGGVDLMLFTADTPAPDSPGGLRNAIVGSVLMCGFAMLIAVVIGVLAGTWLAEIGGDTPYGHVVRFLNDVLLSAPSILIGLFVYWWVVVPTGGFSGWAGAIALGILATPIVTRTTEDILNLQPNALREAGMALGASQWVTVRSIIWKAAGAGMLTGGLLGFARISGETAPLLFTALNNQFLSFDMSKPFASLPGAIYPFAMSPYETWNTLAWAGALLITLAVLGVNILGRWLARDKDHK; the protein is encoded by the coding sequence ATGGATCGCGCCCTTCGCCGCAAATTCGCCAATCAGGCCTTCGTCGTCGTCTGCACAGGCGCGGCTCTCGTCGCCCTCGGCGCGCTGGCCCTCATCATGTTCTCGCTGCTGACCAAGGGCGTCGGCGGCGTGGACCTGATGCTGTTCACCGCCGACACGCCGGCCCCGGATTCGCCCGGCGGCCTGCGTAACGCCATCGTCGGCTCGGTGCTGATGTGCGGGTTCGCCATGCTGATCGCCGTCGTCATCGGCGTGCTGGCCGGCACCTGGCTGGCCGAGATCGGCGGCGACACCCCTTACGGCCACGTCGTGCGCTTCCTCAACGACGTGCTGCTGTCGGCCCCGTCCATCCTGATCGGCCTGTTCGTCTACTGGTGGGTCGTCGTGCCCACCGGCGGCTTCTCCGGCTGGGCCGGGGCCATCGCGCTGGGCATCCTCGCCACGCCCATCGTCACCCGCACCACCGAAGACATCCTGAACCTTCAGCCCAATGCCCTGCGCGAAGCCGGCATGGCGCTGGGCGCGTCTCAGTGGGTCACGGTGCGCAGCATCATCTGGAAGGCGGCCGGCGCGGGTATGCTGACCGGCGGCCTGCTGGGCTTTGCCCGCATCTCCGGCGAAACCGCGCCGCTGCTGTTCACCGCGCTCAACAACCAGTTCCTCAGCTTCGACATGTCGAAGCCCTTCGCCAGCCTGCCCGGCGCTATCTATCCCTTCGCCATGAGCCCCTACGAGACGTGGAACACGCTCGCCTGGGCCGGCGCGCTGCTGATTACGCTGGCGGTGCTGGGCGTCAATATCCTGGGCCGCTGGCTCGCCCGCGACAAAGATCACAAGTAA
- the pstC gene encoding phosphate ABC transporter permease subunit PstC, with amino-acid sequence MSLQTARHPDPVDPIFRGLAFAAATTLLLTLGGLIIALFIGGWPAISKFGFGFLTSSSWNPVTEVYGAAGPIVGTLITAVLSLTIALPIAVCVSVFLTQYCPKAIAQPISTAIELLAGIPSIVYGMWGLFVFAPWFARTIQLPILTNLDPESFWGKLLAGVPNGANIFTASIVLAIMILPYMSAVFRELFRSIPPQVREAAFGLGCTSFEVVGSVLIPYVKKGMIGVVMLGFGRALGETMAVTFIIGNSHRFPDSLFASGSTLASTIANEFNEASGVHLASLIALGLVLFLITFTVLAIARALLSSQRY; translated from the coding sequence ATGTCTCTTCAGACCGCCCGCCACCCGGACCCGGTGGACCCGATCTTCCGTGGCCTCGCCTTCGCGGCGGCAACGACCCTGCTGCTGACTCTGGGCGGCCTGATCATCGCCCTGTTCATCGGCGGCTGGCCCGCCATCTCGAAGTTCGGCTTCGGCTTCCTGACCTCGAGTTCGTGGAACCCGGTCACCGAAGTCTACGGCGCGGCGGGCCCCATCGTCGGCACGCTGATCACCGCCGTCCTGTCGCTGACCATCGCCCTACCCATCGCGGTCTGCGTGTCGGTCTTCCTGACGCAGTATTGCCCCAAGGCCATCGCCCAGCCGATCTCGACCGCCATTGAACTGCTGGCCGGCATCCCGTCGATCGTCTACGGCATGTGGGGCCTGTTCGTCTTCGCGCCGTGGTTTGCGCGTACAATCCAGTTGCCCATCCTGACCAATCTCGACCCCGAAAGCTTCTGGGGCAAGCTGCTGGCCGGCGTGCCCAACGGGGCCAACATCTTCACGGCCTCCATCGTACTGGCCATCATGATCCTGCCCTATATGTCGGCGGTGTTCCGCGAACTGTTCCGCTCGATCCCGCCGCAGGTCCGCGAAGCCGCCTTCGGCCTCGGCTGCACCTCGTTCGAAGTCGTCGGTTCGGTCCTGATCCCCTATGTCAAGAAGGGCATGATCGGCGTCGTCATGCTGGGCTTTGGCCGCGCCCTGGGTGAGACCATGGCCGTGACCTTCATCATCGGCAATTCGCACCGCTTCCCCGACTCGCTGTTCGCCTCGGGCTCGACGCTGGCCTCGACCATCGCCAACGAGTTCAACGAAGCGTCGGGCGTACACCTGGCCTCGCTGATCGCACTGGGTCTGGTGCTGTTCCTGATCACCTTCACCGTCCTGGCCATTGCCCGGGCGCTCCTGTCCTCGCAGCGTTACTAG
- the pstS gene encoding phosphate ABC transporter substrate-binding protein PstS, protein MFKPFALALGALLLLTACSDKGAATAEGADAPAAGDITGAGSTFFAPLGAKWAETYKDTTGVRLNYQSIGSGGGVRQIKVKTVDFGATDKPVKPADLDESGLLQFPIVMGGIVPIVNLPDVKTGQINLTGPLIADIYMGKVKRWDDPAIAALNPGLKLPHLPITVVHRADGSGTTFLFSNYLAKVSPTWKEEVGAADALEWPVGLGGKGNEGVSAFVKQTLGSIGYVEFAVAARTGTAVANMRNHDGHMIAPSIDAFAAAAAGADWANAPGNQLLLLDQPGANAWPITATVFIVMHKKQDKPASARAALTFFDWAYTHGDPLATKMHYVPLPAEVKQMMRAQWTRIVGADGQPVYAPAAPAAAASATSGQ, encoded by the coding sequence ATGTTCAAACCCTTCGCCCTGGCGCTCGGCGCGCTGCTTCTGCTGACCGCGTGCTCCGACAAGGGTGCCGCGACGGCTGAGGGTGCGGACGCGCCGGCGGCGGGCGACATTACCGGCGCCGGTTCGACCTTCTTCGCGCCTCTGGGTGCAAAATGGGCCGAAACCTATAAGGACACGACGGGCGTGCGCCTGAACTATCAGTCGATCGGCTCCGGCGGTGGCGTTCGTCAGATCAAGGTCAAGACGGTCGATTTCGGCGCGACGGACAAACCCGTGAAGCCCGCCGATCTCGACGAATCGGGCCTGCTGCAATTCCCCATCGTCATGGGCGGCATCGTGCCCATCGTGAACCTGCCCGACGTCAAGACGGGTCAGATCAATCTGACCGGTCCGCTGATCGCCGACATCTATATGGGCAAGGTCAAGCGCTGGGACGACCCGGCCATCGCCGCGCTCAATCCCGGCCTGAAGCTGCCGCACCTGCCGATCACGGTCGTGCACCGCGCCGATGGTTCGGGCACCACCTTCCTCTTCTCCAACTATCTGGCCAAGGTCAGCCCCACCTGGAAGGAAGAGGTCGGCGCGGCCGATGCGCTGGAATGGCCGGTGGGTCTGGGCGGTAAGGGCAATGAAGGCGTCTCGGCCTTCGTCAAGCAGACCCTCGGCTCGATCGGTTATGTCGAATTCGCCGTCGCCGCGCGCACCGGCACCGCAGTTGCCAATATGCGCAATCACGACGGCCACATGATCGCCCCGTCGATCGACGCCTTCGCCGCTGCCGCCGCCGGCGCAGACTGGGCCAATGCGCCGGGCAACCAGCTCCTGCTGCTCGATCAGCCGGGCGCCAACGCCTGGCCGATCACCGCCACCGTCTTCATCGTCATGCACAAAAAGCAGGACAAGCCGGCCAGCGCCCGCGCCGCCCTGACCTTCTTCGACTGGGCCTACACCCACGGCGACCCGCTGGCGACCAAGATGCACTACGTTCCCCTGCCCGCCGAAGTGAAGCAGATGATGCGCGCCCAGTGGACCCGGATCGTGGGCGCAGACGGCCAGCCGGTCTACGCACCTGCCGCCCCGGCTGCGGCCGCCTCCGCCACTTCCGGTCAGTAA
- a CDS encoding TetR/AcrR family transcriptional regulator: MNSKALEFPLTESPPAPRPRQSREERRQQILDATLRCVRRSGFHGASMADIAAEAKMSVGVIYRYFANKEAIIEAIVANDLAEMRAKFAEWDSTPDDQLLDTLLQTITFAIEHKYCPDNSGLALEVMAEAARNPRVSAIVQAADVQERELGRQLCRRLNPDCDPARLDARSEIIGMLFDGMRIRAISNPDIKRDALISELREVMRWLFVLK; this comes from the coding sequence ATGAACAGTAAAGCTTTAGAGTTCCCCCTTACCGAATCCCCTCCCGCGCCGCGTCCGCGACAGAGCCGCGAAGAGCGCCGCCAGCAGATCCTCGACGCCACATTGCGCTGCGTCAGGCGTTCCGGCTTCCACGGCGCCTCCATGGCCGACATCGCGGCCGAAGCGAAGATGAGCGTCGGCGTCATCTACCGCTATTTTGCCAACAAGGAAGCCATTATCGAGGCCATCGTCGCCAACGACCTGGCCGAGATGCGCGCCAAGTTCGCCGAATGGGATTCCACGCCCGACGATCAGCTTCTGGACACCTTGCTCCAGACCATTACCTTCGCCATCGAACACAAATACTGCCCGGATAACAGCGGCCTGGCGCTCGAAGTCATGGCCGAAGCCGCCCGCAATCCACGCGTTTCCGCCATCGTTCAGGCCGCCGATGTGCAGGAGCGTGAACTGGGCCGTCAACTGTGCCGGCGGCTCAATCCCGACTGCGATCCGGCCCGGCTGGATGCGCGGAGCGAGATTATCGGTATGCTGTTCGACGGCATGAGGATCCGCGCCATTTCCAATCCCGACATCAAGCGCGACGCACTGATCAGCGAACTGCGCGAGGTCATGCGCTGGCTGTTCGTGCTGAAATAA
- a CDS encoding efflux RND transporter periplasmic adaptor subunit, giving the protein MRSQSPLMKPAAVVLALGLALTACGKKEGGPGGGMGAGGPTEVGIVVVSSEPVNLTAELSGRTSAYLLSDVRPQVSGIVKARLFTEGGYVKAGQPLYQIDAAPFQAAYAQAQAQLAQAEANLTSSRLRAERYAELVKINAVSKQDNDDAQAAYAQAKATVAAGQAAVQTAGINVGYTKVMAPISGRIGKSNVTPGALVTAAQATELTRIQNIESIYLDINQSVTELMALRRATAAGQIGEAATADVELVLEDGTVYPLKGKLQFSDVSVDESTGTVTLRALFPNPNGVLLPGMYAKARIVSGVVGNGILVPQPAVTRDPKGNATVMVVGKENKAEMRPIKVAQTVGDKWLVTEGLQPGEKVIVEGLQKIRPDAPVKPVSMTAAKEGQPAPAAAEAPKAK; this is encoded by the coding sequence ATGAGATCGCAATCCCCCCTGATGAAGCCCGCAGCGGTGGTGCTGGCGCTCGGCCTCGCGCTGACGGCCTGCGGCAAGAAGGAAGGCGGCCCCGGCGGCGGCATGGGCGCAGGCGGTCCGACCGAGGTCGGCATCGTCGTCGTGTCCTCGGAGCCGGTCAATCTCACGGCGGAACTGTCGGGCCGGACATCGGCCTATCTGCTGTCGGACGTGCGTCCGCAGGTCAGCGGCATCGTCAAGGCGCGCCTGTTCACCGAAGGCGGCTACGTCAAGGCCGGTCAGCCCCTCTATCAGATCGACGCCGCGCCGTTCCAGGCGGCTTATGCCCAGGCGCAGGCGCAACTGGCGCAGGCCGAGGCGAACCTGACCTCATCGCGCCTGCGGGCCGAACGCTACGCCGAACTGGTCAAGATCAACGCCGTGTCCAAGCAGGACAATGACGACGCTCAGGCCGCCTACGCTCAGGCCAAGGCGACGGTCGCCGCCGGTCAGGCCGCTGTACAGACAGCGGGCATCAATGTTGGCTACACCAAGGTGATGGCCCCGATTTCGGGCCGTATCGGCAAGTCGAACGTCACGCCGGGCGCGCTGGTCACGGCGGCGCAGGCCACCGAGCTGACGCGCATCCAGAACATCGAGAGCATCTATCTCGACATCAATCAGTCGGTGACCGAGTTGATGGCGCTTCGCCGCGCCACCGCCGCCGGCCAGATCGGCGAGGCCGCCACGGCCGATGTCGAGCTGGTTCTGGAAGACGGCACGGTCTATCCGCTGAAAGGCAAGCTGCAATTCTCGGACGTCAGCGTCGATGAATCGACCGGCACGGTGACGCTGCGCGCCCTGTTCCCCAACCCCAACGGCGTCCTCCTGCCGGGCATGTACGCCAAGGCGCGCATCGTTTCGGGCGTGGTCGGCAACGGCATTCTGGTGCCGCAGCCCGCCGTGACCCGCGATCCGAAGGGCAACGCCACGGTGATGGTGGTCGGTAAGGAAAACAAGGCCGAGATGCGCCCGATCAAGGTGGCGCAGACGGTCGGCGACAAGTGGCTGGTGACCGAAGGTCTGCAGCCGGGCGAAAAGGTGATCGTCGAGGGTCTGCAAAAGATCCGTCCCGACGCGCCGGTCAAGCCCGTCAGCATGACCGCGGCCAAGGAAGGTCAGCCCGCTCCGGCGGCGGCCGAGGCCCCTAAGGCTAAGTAA
- a CDS encoding efflux RND transporter permease subunit — translation MISRFFIHRPIFAWVVAIVIMMAGLLSIANLPIAQYPQIALPQVSVSAFYPGASAKTVEDSVTQIVEQQMKGIDGLLYMNSTSDSSGAASITLTFKAGTDPDIAQVQVQNKLQSAVPLLPQEVQQQGLTVAKATSSFLMVVGLYSDDPNVTDHDLGDYMSSTLVDQISRVDGVGTIQNFGAQYAMRIWLDPAKLTSYNLTPSDVMGAIRAQNTQVSAGQLGGLPAVKGTALNATITAQSRLTNIDQFRNIILKNSAGGAVVKLEDVARIELGAQQYGGTAKFNGRPATGIAISLSTGANALDTANAVKAKMVELEKNFPKGYHYVVPFDTTPFIELSIHEVVKTLIEAVVLVFVVMFLFLQNWRATIIPTIAVPVVLLGTFGVLAAFGYSINTLTLFGLVLAIGLLVDDAIVVVENVERVMHEEKLPPMAATIKSMEEITGALVGIALVLSAVFVPMAFFGGSQGVIYRQFSITLVSAMALSVVVALILTPALCATLLKASDAEHAEKKGFFGWFNRNFDRLANGYRGTVGKILTQGGRYMIVFAVIVGLMAFLFTRIPTSFLPDEDQGILFTIVQLPPGATEERTNVVLDQIAAHFAKDEAVESAFTVSGFSFSGPGQNAGMAFVRLKDFEERHSEALKAPAVAGRAMGAFSQFRDAMAFAIVPPAVTELGNSSGFDLQLKDVGGLGHDALLNARNQVLGMASQNPSLMAVRPNGMEDTPELKLEIDQVAAGAMGVSLSDINATLSTAMGGAYVNDFIDRNRVKKVFVQADAPFRMKPEDLNQWYVRNDQGQMVPMSAFTTAHWAYGSPRLERYNGSPSMNLQGMAAPGKSSGQAMAEMEKIIAQLPAGISYEWTGLSLQEKQSGAEAPMLYALSIFVVFILLAALYESWSIPVAIVMVIPLGVLGALVATMLRGLTNDIYLQVALLTIIGLSAKNAILIVEFAKHNHEKGMELIEATLQAARVRLRPIIMTSLAFTFGILPLFFANGAGSGSQNAIGTGLVGGILSATFLAVFFIPLFFVIIEKLFKADEKHLKSREAERAALAALEQSRHNREDH, via the coding sequence ATGATCTCGCGTTTCTTCATTCATCGTCCGATCTTCGCGTGGGTGGTGGCCATCGTCATCATGATGGCGGGCCTTCTGTCCATCGCCAACCTGCCGATCGCCCAGTATCCGCAGATCGCCCTGCCGCAGGTGTCGGTCAGCGCCTTCTATCCGGGGGCGTCGGCGAAAACCGTCGAAGACTCGGTCACGCAGATCGTCGAGCAGCAGATGAAGGGCATCGACGGTTTGCTTTACATGAACTCGACCTCGGATTCGAGCGGCGCGGCTTCGATCACCCTGACCTTCAAGGCGGGAACGGATCCGGACATCGCGCAGGTTCAGGTGCAGAACAAGCTGCAGTCGGCGGTGCCGCTGCTGCCGCAGGAAGTGCAGCAGCAGGGTCTGACCGTGGCCAAGGCGACCTCGAGCTTCCTGATGGTCGTCGGTCTTTATTCGGATGACCCCAACGTCACCGACCACGACCTCGGCGACTACATGTCTTCGACCCTGGTCGATCAGATCAGCCGCGTCGACGGTGTCGGCACCATCCAGAATTTCGGTGCGCAGTACGCCATGCGCATCTGGCTCGATCCGGCCAAGCTGACCAGCTACAATCTGACGCCCAGCGACGTGATGGGGGCCATTCGCGCCCAGAACACGCAGGTCTCGGCGGGTCAGCTCGGCGGGCTCCCGGCGGTGAAGGGCACGGCGCTCAACGCCACCATTACGGCCCAGTCGCGCCTGACCAATATCGACCAGTTCCGCAACATCATCCTCAAGAATTCCGCCGGCGGCGCTGTCGTGAAGCTTGAGGACGTGGCGCGCATCGAACTGGGCGCGCAGCAATACGGCGGCACGGCCAAGTTCAACGGCCGTCCGGCCACCGGTATCGCCATCAGCCTGTCGACGGGCGCCAACGCGCTCGACACCGCCAATGCGGTCAAGGCCAAGATGGTGGAGCTGGAAAAGAACTTCCCCAAGGGCTACCACTACGTCGTGCCCTTCGACACCACGCCGTTCATCGAGCTGTCGATCCATGAGGTCGTGAAGACCCTGATCGAAGCCGTCGTGCTGGTGTTCGTCGTCATGTTCCTCTTCCTGCAAAACTGGCGCGCGACGATCATCCCGACCATCGCCGTGCCGGTCGTGCTTCTGGGCACCTTCGGGGTGCTGGCGGCCTTCGGTTACTCGATCAATACGCTGACGCTGTTCGGGCTTGTGCTCGCCATCGGCCTCCTCGTCGACGACGCCATCGTCGTGGTCGAAAACGTCGAGCGGGTGATGCACGAAGAGAAGCTGCCGCCCATGGCCGCGACCATCAAGTCGATGGAAGAAATCACCGGGGCCCTGGTCGGCATCGCGCTGGTCCTGTCGGCGGTGTTCGTGCCGATGGCCTTCTTCGGCGGCTCGCAAGGCGTCATCTACCGCCAGTTTTCGATCACGCTCGTCTCGGCCATGGCCCTGTCGGTCGTCGTCGCCCTGATCCTGACGCCGGCGCTCTGCGCCACCCTGCTCAAGGCGTCGGATGCCGAGCACGCGGAAAAGAAGGGCTTCTTCGGCTGGTTCAACCGCAACTTCGACCGTCTGGCCAATGGTTACCGCGGTACGGTCGGCAAGATCCTGACCCAGGGCGGTCGCTACATGATCGTCTTTGCGGTGATCGTAGGTCTGATGGCCTTCCTGTTCACGCGTATTCCGACCTCCTTCCTGCCGGATGAAGACCAGGGCATCCTGTTCACCATCGTGCAACTGCCGCCGGGCGCGACCGAAGAACGCACCAATGTCGTGCTGGATCAGATCGCGGCGCATTTCGCCAAGGACGAAGCCGTCGAATCCGCCTTCACCGTGTCGGGCTTCTCCTTCTCCGGTCCCGGTCAGAACGCCGGCATGGCCTTCGTGCGCCTCAAGGATTTCGAGGAGCGTCATTCGGAAGCACTGAAGGCTCCGGCCGTCGCCGGGCGCGCCATGGGGGCGTTCAGCCAGTTCCGCGACGCCATGGCCTTTGCCATCGTGCCGCCGGCCGTGACCGAACTCGGCAACTCGTCGGGCTTCGACCTTCAGCTCAAGGACGTCGGCGGCCTCGGCCACGACGCCCTGCTCAATGCCCGCAATCAGGTGCTGGGCATGGCGTCGCAGAACCCCAGCCTGATGGCTGTGCGTCCGAACGGCATGGAAGACACGCCGGAACTGAAACTCGAAATCGATCAGGTGGCCGCCGGTGCGATGGGCGTCAGCCTGAGCGATATCAATGCCACCCTGTCGACCGCCATGGGCGGGGCCTATGTCAACGACTTCATCGACCGCAACCGCGTGAAGAAGGTCTTCGTGCAGGCCGACGCGCCCTTCCGCATGAAGCCTGAGGACCTGAATCAGTGGTATGTCCGCAACGATCAGGGCCAGATGGTGCCGATGTCGGCCTTCACCACGGCGCACTGGGCCTACGGCTCGCCGCGTCTGGAGCGTTACAACGGCTCACCGTCCATGAACCTGCAGGGTATGGCCGCGCCGGGCAAGTCGTCGGGTCAGGCCATGGCCGAGATGGAGAAGATCATCGCTCAGCTTCCGGCCGGCATTTCCTACGAGTGGACGGGCCTGTCCTTGCAGGAAAAGCAATCCGGCGCCGAAGCCCCTATGCTCTACGCCCTGTCGATCTTCGTGGTCTTCATCCTGCTGGCGGCGCTCTACGAGAGCTGGTCGATCCCGGTGGCCATCGTCATGGTCATCCCGCTGGGCGTGCTGGGGGCGCTGGTCGCCACCATGCTGCGCGGCCTGACCAACGACATCTACCTGCAGGTCGCGCTTCTGACTATCATCGGTCTGTCGGCCAAGAACGCCATCCTCATCGTGGAATTCGCCAAGCATAACCATGAAAAGGGTATGGAACTGATCGAAGCGACGCTGCAGGCCGCCCGCGTGCGTCTGCGCCCGATCATCATGACCTCGCTGGCCTTCACCTTCGGCATCCTGCCGCTCTTCTTCGCCAATGGCGCGGGGTCGGGCAGCCAGAACGCCATCGGTACGGGTCTGGTCGGCGGCATCCTGTCGGCGACCTTCCTGGCGGTGTTCTTTATCCCGCTGTTCTTCGTCATCATTGAAAAACTGTTCAAAGCGGACGAAAAGCACCTTAAGTCCCGTGAAGCCGAGCGTGCTGCGCTGGCGGCGCTGGAACAGTCGCGTCACAACCGTGAGGACCACTAA
- a CDS encoding efflux transporter outer membrane subunit encodes MTRSLKLGLMLPATALVLSACTMAPSYERSVLPVPDQFPTAAAAQGASAETLPWKSVFLDPRLQAVIEQSLSNNRDLRVAALNAERVRAQYRVQRASLFPSVDGSVSGRRGDTGTGTDTESYSADIGASWELDLFGRVRSLSNAALNTYFASEENRKAVQVSLIASVASAWLTLGADQEQLRLSRETLALREESLSLTQKRFDLGATDALGLRQEQTLTEQARADVAQLEALVQQDKNALRLLVGEEVAVANLPDALPENAVLADLPVGLPSEVLLKRPDVVAAEYDLKAANANIGAARAAFFPRISLTGAVGKSSTELGDLFDGADTWSFAPSISVPIFAGGANVAGLEGSKKSRDIAVATYEQTIQSAFRDVADALAVRSTIDTRLLAQTRVAQAASESETLSRARFDRGVDSRITLTDAQRTLYGAQQALITTRLVRSLNLIGLYSATGGGLN; translated from the coding sequence ATGACACGTTCGCTTAAACTCGGTCTGATGCTCCCGGCCACGGCTCTGGTCCTCAGCGCCTGCACCATGGCCCCCAGCTACGAGCGCAGCGTCCTGCCGGTGCCGGATCAGTTCCCGACCGCGGCTGCGGCGCAAGGGGCTTCGGCGGAAACCTTGCCATGGAAGTCGGTCTTCCTCGATCCGCGCCTTCAGGCGGTGATCGAGCAGTCGCTGTCGAACAATCGCGACCTGCGGGTAGCGGCGCTCAATGCCGAGCGCGTGCGGGCCCAGTACCGCGTGCAGCGCGCCAGCCTGTTTCCGTCGGTCGATGGTTCGGTGAGCGGTCGCCGCGGCGATACCGGCACCGGGACGGACACCGAATCCTACAGCGCCGATATCGGGGCCTCGTGGGAACTGGACCTGTTCGGCCGCGTGCGCTCCTTAAGCAACGCGGCGCTGAACACCTATTTCGCTTCGGAAGAAAACCGCAAGGCGGTGCAGGTGTCGCTGATCGCTTCGGTGGCTTCGGCGTGGCTGACTCTGGGCGCCGATCAGGAGCAACTGCGTTTGTCGCGTGAGACTCTGGCCCTGCGCGAAGAAAGCCTGTCCCTGACGCAGAAGCGTTTCGACCTCGGCGCCACCGATGCGTTGGGCCTGCGTCAGGAACAGACCCTGACCGAACAGGCGCGCGCCGATGTGGCGCAACTCGAAGCGCTGGTGCAGCAGGACAAGAACGCCCTGCGCCTGCTGGTGGGTGAAGAGGTGGCGGTCGCCAATCTCCCCGACGCCTTGCCGGAAAACGCCGTGCTGGCCGATCTGCCGGTGGGTTTGCCGTCGGAAGTGCTGCTCAAGCGTCCGGACGTCGTGGCCGCCGAATACGATCTCAAGGCTGCCAACGCCAATATCGGCGCGGCGCGTGCCGCCTTCTTCCCGCGCATCTCGCTGACCGGCGCGGTGGGCAAGTCCTCGACGGAACTGGGTGACCTGTTCGATGGGGCCGACACCTGGAGCTTCGCACCGTCGATCTCGGTGCCGATCTTCGCCGGCGGGGCCAATGTCGCCGGCCTCGAAGGCTCGAAAAAGTCGCGCGACATCGCTGTCGCCACCTACGAGCAGACGATCCAGTCGGCCTTCCGCGACGTGGCCGATGCCCTGGCCGTGCGCTCGACCATCGACACGCGCCTGCTGGCCCAGACCCGCGTGGCGCAGGCCGCCAGCGAGTCCGAGACCTTGTCGCGCGCCCGCTTCGATCGCGGCGTCGACTCGCGCATCACCCTGACCGACGCCCAGCGCACGCTCTACGGCGCGCAACAGGCGCTGATCACGACGCGTCTCGTACGCTCGCTCAACCTGATCGGCCTCTATTCGGCCACCGGCGGCGGGCTGAATTAA
- a CDS encoding DUF6445 family protein gives MVSLNPGFSVTIQSLGDEAQPLVILDDVLADPRSFIAVAAEAGFRTPAPGSRYPGLNAPLPEAYKALVARELLPRLLPVFGAPLQALPLFGFFGVATPGGEGMAVRQAAPHIDAFNLNSFASVHYLFEADLGGTAFFRHRASGHELITPSRSYAFEKAKRAELDGFDGTGEAARERFFEQIAAVEPRFNRLIFYRAGQLHSGQVRPGEDRRLTANLFFGIR, from the coding sequence ATGGTCTCTCTCAATCCCGGTTTTTCCGTTACGATTCAGTCGCTTGGCGACGAGGCCCAGCCGCTGGTCATCCTCGACGACGTGCTGGCCGATCCTCGAAGTTTTATCGCCGTCGCCGCTGAGGCCGGCTTCCGCACGCCCGCGCCTGGGTCGCGCTATCCGGGGCTTAATGCGCCTTTGCCGGAGGCCTATAAGGCGCTGGTGGCGCGCGAACTTCTGCCGCGCCTGCTGCCGGTCTTCGGCGCGCCGCTGCAGGCTCTGCCGCTGTTCGGCTTTTTTGGCGTCGCGACGCCAGGCGGTGAGGGTATGGCTGTGCGTCAGGCTGCGCCGCATATCGACGCCTTCAATCTCAACAGCTTCGCCAGCGTCCACTACCTGTTCGAGGCGGATCTGGGCGGTACGGCGTTTTTCCGCCACCGCGCCAGCGGGCACGAACTGATCACCCCCAGCCGCAGTTACGCCTTCGAGAAGGCCAAGCGCGCGGAACTGGACGGTTTCGACGGTACGGGTGAAGCGGCGCGCGAACGGTTTTTCGAACAGATTGCTGCGGTCGAGCCGCGCTTTAACCGCCTGATCTTCTACCGCGCCGGACAGTTACATTCCGGGCAGGTGCGCCCCGGAGAGGACCGCCGTCTGACGGCCAACCTGTTCTTTGGTATCCGGTAG